A section of the Verrucomicrobium sp. GAS474 genome encodes:
- a CDS encoding LacI family DNA-binding transcriptional regulator, producing the protein MAPLQSTTKLDEIFKILEDRILQGVWPVNGKIPPEVELAEELGCSRFTVSRAITRLAHEGLVERRTRTGTRVIRSNSQRGAALLELNAFAFVFPSDRHEGIAKTVSGFSGAAHQASRRMVTLTTGTDFRKEAEMITRLKEFDVKGVVLYSLAGCGTPEDQINVLQILGRSQVPIVLACISMPGIDLPAVISDDFDAGRMMTDYLIGKGLKRIGFFGPGRAVGALMGYQFAMENAGLPVDPSLVNLPTTMHPNFEDAFAEPTRLAEAYLKGCRGLEGVVCSFDLLARALLRVAKKNGLRVPHDLKVVGVDDFAQDPGEIPLTTYHIPYEAIGRRAFERLDEVVRGIPQPIPIERIKGHVVVRESA; encoded by the coding sequence ATGGCTCCCCTTCAATCGACAACCAAATTGGACGAAATCTTCAAGATCCTTGAAGATCGCATTCTTCAGGGTGTGTGGCCGGTCAACGGCAAGATTCCGCCCGAAGTGGAGTTGGCCGAGGAATTGGGCTGCAGCCGGTTCACGGTGAGTCGGGCCATTACCCGACTGGCCCATGAGGGTCTGGTCGAGCGGCGCACCCGGACGGGAACGCGCGTGATCCGTTCCAATTCGCAGCGGGGTGCCGCCCTGCTCGAGCTGAACGCCTTCGCCTTCGTCTTCCCGAGTGACCGGCACGAAGGCATCGCGAAGACGGTGAGCGGATTTTCCGGGGCCGCCCATCAGGCGTCGCGCCGCATGGTGACCCTGACGACGGGGACCGATTTCCGCAAGGAAGCCGAGATGATCACCCGGCTCAAGGAATTCGACGTGAAGGGCGTCGTCCTTTACTCGTTGGCCGGGTGCGGGACGCCGGAGGACCAGATCAACGTCCTGCAGATCCTGGGCCGCTCCCAGGTGCCGATCGTCCTCGCCTGCATCAGCATGCCGGGAATCGACCTGCCCGCGGTGATCTCCGACGATTTCGACGCCGGACGGATGATGACCGATTACCTGATCGGCAAGGGGCTCAAGCGGATCGGCTTCTTCGGGCCGGGCCGGGCCGTCGGCGCGTTGATGGGGTACCAGTTCGCGATGGAAAACGCGGGGCTCCCCGTCGATCCCTCCCTGGTGAACCTCCCGACGACGATGCATCCGAATTTCGAGGACGCCTTCGCCGAGCCGACGCGGCTGGCCGAGGCCTATCTCAAGGGATGCCGCGGGCTGGAGGGCGTGGTCTGCAGCTTCGACCTTCTGGCGCGGGCGCTCCTTCGCGTAGCCAAGAAGAACGGCCTCCGCGTCCCGCACGATCTGAAGGTGGTCGGGGTCGACGACTTCGCCCAGGACCCCGGGGAAATTCCCCTGACCACCTACCATATTCCGTATGAGGCGATCGGCCGCCGCGCCTTCGAGCGGCTCGACGAAGTGGTGCGGGGGATTCCGCAGCCGATTCCGATCGAGCGGATCAAGGGACACGTGGTGGTGCGCGAGAGCGCCTAG